A stretch of Bacillus pseudomycoides DNA encodes these proteins:
- a CDS encoding NAD-dependent epimerase/dehydratase family protein has product MKILVTGAAGFIGSHLCQALLKNNSYNVIGIDHFIGPTPIASKHQNIQQSINNPRFQFIQGDILTTDLSKLLQDVNIVYHLAAIPGVRTSWGKDFDPYVTNNILATQRLLEACKHINLSKFIHISTSSVYGEKTGSVSEDLFPTPLSPYGVTKLSGEHLCHIYQTNFHIPIVILRYFTVYGPRQRPDMAFHRLIKQMLEDNPLTIFGDGTQTRDFTYIDDCIRGTIAALETKNRIIGEIINIGGKERASVLDIISLLEKKLGKTAKIHFLKAVPGEPKHTWADISKAAFLLQYSPSISLADGLQAELNYLNQLYKRG; this is encoded by the coding sequence ATGAAAATCCTTGTTACAGGCGCAGCTGGTTTTATTGGTTCCCATCTATGTCAAGCATTACTCAAAAACAACTCCTACAATGTAATCGGGATTGATCATTTCATCGGCCCTACTCCTATTGCATCAAAACATCAAAATATACAACAATCCATAAACAACCCACGGTTTCAGTTTATACAAGGTGATATTTTAACTACTGATTTATCTAAGCTTTTACAAGATGTAAATATTGTCTATCATTTAGCTGCTATTCCTGGTGTACGAACAAGTTGGGGGAAAGATTTCGATCCATATGTGACCAATAATATTCTCGCTACACAGCGCTTACTTGAAGCATGTAAGCATATAAATTTAAGTAAATTTATTCATATCTCTACTTCTTCTGTTTATGGTGAAAAAACAGGATCAGTTTCTGAAGATTTGTTTCCTACCCCTTTATCACCATATGGTGTGACAAAATTAAGCGGAGAACATCTATGTCATATATATCAAACAAACTTCCATATACCAATTGTTATTTTAAGATACTTTACAGTATATGGACCGCGCCAACGGCCTGATATGGCATTTCATAGACTAATAAAACAAATGTTAGAAGATAACCCCCTTACTATCTTTGGTGATGGAACTCAAACACGTGATTTTACTTATATCGATGACTGTATACGCGGTACCATAGCTGCGTTAGAAACAAAAAATCGTATAATAGGTGAAATCATTAATATTGGTGGAAAAGAACGAGCATCCGTTTTAGATATCATCTCCTTGCTAGAGAAAAAACTTGGTAAGACAGCAAAAATACATTTTCTCAAAGCAGTACCTGGAGAACCTAAACACACATGGGCGGATATTTCTAAAGCAGCTTTCCTTCTACAATACTCCCCTTCCATTTCGTTAGCTGACGGGTTACAAGCAGAACTCAATTATTTAAACCAACTCTACAAAAGAGGTTAA
- a CDS encoding UDP-glucose/GDP-mannose dehydrogenase family protein, producing MDICIIGSGYVGLTSAAVLANLGHHVVCFDKDQNKIDMLQKGDLPIYEPDLQELLYKNKNRLKFCNDIGQIIHQTPIIMIAVGTPSAPNGKTDLQYIYSVIDILAQNIKSYKTIITKSTVPPGTNELIGEILIKKGIDSSLFNIVSNPEFLREGSAVHDMLFPDRTVVGIQKDDTKSLEIMQEIYKDIKAPFFHTTLNSAEMIKYTSNAFLATKISFINEIARICDAYQIDITEVAKGIGFDFRINPHFLQAGIGYGGSCFPKDLNSLIYTARSKQVEPLILQAVQSINATQVDHYIEKIKNKLKDPNLNRITVLGISFKPHTDDIRYSLAITMIEKLIPLGYEIHTYDPKANLPSPLKKYVTQHTHLKSSIINSDCVIIATEWNEFKTLDWQQVKKLMRGSTIVDGRNCIEKNEVEKYGLQYIGVGRP from the coding sequence ATGGACATATGTATAATAGGTTCTGGCTATGTTGGACTAACTTCAGCCGCAGTATTAGCAAATTTAGGACATCATGTCGTTTGCTTTGACAAAGATCAAAATAAAATTGATATGCTTCAAAAAGGAGACCTTCCTATTTACGAACCAGATTTACAAGAACTATTATATAAAAATAAAAATCGCTTGAAATTTTGTAATGATATTGGACAAATCATTCATCAAACACCAATTATTATGATTGCTGTTGGAACCCCCTCTGCCCCCAATGGAAAAACAGATTTACAATACATTTATTCTGTTATCGATATACTAGCTCAAAACATAAAATCATATAAAACGATTATCACAAAAAGTACAGTTCCACCTGGTACGAATGAACTTATTGGTGAAATACTCATAAAAAAAGGGATAGACTCTTCACTTTTTAATATTGTTTCTAATCCCGAATTTCTTCGAGAAGGATCCGCTGTCCATGACATGCTCTTTCCAGATAGAACAGTGGTAGGTATACAAAAAGACGATACAAAATCGCTTGAAATTATGCAGGAAATATATAAAGATATTAAAGCCCCATTCTTTCATACAACTTTAAATAGTGCGGAAATGATTAAATACACTTCCAATGCTTTTTTAGCTACAAAAATATCTTTTATTAATGAAATTGCTAGAATTTGTGACGCATATCAAATTGATATTACGGAAGTAGCAAAAGGAATCGGTTTCGATTTCCGAATTAACCCTCATTTTCTCCAAGCTGGAATTGGATATGGTGGCTCCTGTTTTCCGAAAGATTTGAATTCATTAATCTATACAGCGAGAAGCAAACAAGTGGAGCCTCTCATTTTACAAGCTGTACAATCTATTAATGCCACACAAGTAGACCACTATATTGAAAAAATTAAAAACAAATTAAAAGACCCTAATTTAAACCGAATAACAGTCTTAGGAATTTCCTTCAAACCTCATACAGACGATATCCGCTATTCCCTTGCTATTACAATGATTGAAAAATTAATTCCTCTTGGTTACGAAATTCATACCTACGATCCAAAGGCCAATCTTCCTTCTCCTCTAAAAAAATATGTCACTCAACATACTCATTTGAAATCTTCTATTATTAATTCTGATTGTGTAATCATTGCGACAGAATGGAATGAATTTAAAACACTTGATTGGCAACAAGTGAAAAAATTAATGCGAGGAAGTACAATTGTTGATGGTCGTAATTGTATTGAAAAAAATGAAGTAGAGAAATACGGTTTACAATATATAGGAGTCGGTCGTCCATGA
- the cotS gene encoding spore coat putative kinase CotS → MGEETRLEYEHLEKVLQFYPFEPNNIKLQSSRSGRTTWEVETNEGIKILKQAHMNPKRMLFIAGAHLHLLKNGLPITTIHKTNRGAFCIGAGEYSYVLYDKHQGKEIIYYSKEQLEKVLIYAGKFQRASEGYISEPESKIRSRLGKWHKLYRWKLQELEGNKRIALSFPNDIFSVMFLEYADKMLARGKKALQEIDEPYYSQWTKEVIASKGFCQQDFTLARFTEFEDTVFMKELHSITNDLPVRDLRIILNKVMKKMSVWDTDFAVHMLKAYDSENPLSQEQYRILWTELSFPHSFCAIAHKYYLAQKRSWSDEKYIWALQNIIALEDSKEEFLQSFPDIFHAIKSGSGGK, encoded by the coding sequence GAGGAAACTAGATTAGAGTATGAACATTTAGAGAAAGTGCTTCAATTTTATCCATTTGAGCCGAATAATATTAAGTTACAATCAAGCAGAAGTGGAAGAACAACTTGGGAAGTAGAAACAAATGAAGGGATAAAAATATTAAAACAAGCACATATGAATCCGAAAAGAATGTTATTTATTGCAGGAGCACATTTACACCTTTTAAAAAATGGGTTGCCAATTACAACGATCCATAAGACGAATAGGGGGGCTTTTTGTATTGGGGCTGGTGAATATTCATATGTACTATATGATAAACATCAGGGAAAGGAAATAATTTATTATAGTAAAGAACAATTAGAAAAGGTGCTTATATATGCAGGGAAATTTCAACGAGCATCCGAGGGGTATATTTCAGAACCAGAAAGCAAAATACGAAGTCGTTTAGGAAAGTGGCATAAGTTGTATAGATGGAAATTACAAGAATTAGAAGGGAATAAAAGGATTGCTCTTTCTTTTCCAAATGATATATTTTCAGTAATGTTTTTAGAGTATGCAGATAAGATGCTAGCGCGTGGCAAAAAAGCATTACAAGAAATTGATGAGCCATACTATAGCCAATGGACAAAGGAAGTCATCGCATCAAAAGGTTTTTGTCAACAAGATTTTACTTTAGCAAGATTTACAGAATTTGAAGACACTGTTTTTATGAAGGAGTTACATTCTATTACAAATGATTTACCAGTTCGAGATTTACGTATTATTTTAAATAAAGTAATGAAAAAAATGTCAGTTTGGGATACTGATTTTGCTGTTCATATGTTAAAGGCGTATGATTCTGAGAACCCATTGTCACAAGAACAATATCGTATTCTTTGGACAGAGTTATCATTTCCGCATTCATTCTGTGCGATTGCTCATAAATATTACTTGGCGCAGAAGAGGTCTTGGTCTGATGAAAAATATATTTGGGCATTACAAAATATTATTGCTTTGGAGGATTCAAAAGAGGAATTTCTACAAAGTTTTCCGGATATTTTTCATGCAATCAAAAGCGGAAGCGGAGGGAAATAA